The segment ATACTGCTATGTATATAAACCAACAATACCAATGAGTTTGTTTCAAtttcaaaacaatatatatatatatatactttttatgATTTACCTGGCTAAGCACGCTTGGAGGTTGAGGCTGAGAATCTGCAATAGCAGCTAAGTACATTAGGTTGCGTTGAAGCCTTGCCTGGTTCCTGTAACCATTAGGTTTTACCATTAGATCATTTCCTATTATAACACAAATGAAATCAAGGAGATAAGTTTGCTCTTACTCGGCACATTCGCTGAGCTTTCCAGAGTTTTGAGATTCAACTATCTTCAGAATCAACGATTTGTTCTCGTCCAAGTACTACAGTTTAACACAATATATCATCACCTCACTAATCAGTGCAGTGTTatcttgatctttttttttgttagaataAAGACATgaaacgatgaaacatcacaaAAGCGTATGAAAGATTTTCTTTCTAAAAGATTTGAGGACCACACAAGTGAGATAGGACCAGATGTCGTTCGGACCACAAAGTATATCTGGTCATGTAAGCAAGAAAAGGAACACTTGGACTGCAAATACAACACATAGATAGATCTAATGATAAGAATCTAAACAGGACCACCGCATTCACATAAATGGCTTTGTGGTTTTTGCCATCTATGAAACTTCCAGAACACGAAAAACACGACAAAGAAAGAAAGCATGAAATGTGAAAAAGCTTCTGTTCCCTAGATTTGTCTGTTCTGGCGCATTATTTTCATTACATGTTTCAAGAACGCAAACAGATGgaccctaaaaaaaaaattttcagtAGAAAGAATCTCTTCAACCGTTGGAAAGACATACAGGcctaaaaaatcttatatttaCATACAAGTTTTCAAGCTTGTTCGGTTTAGACTAATGATTTCTAACTAAACGGGCAAAAATGATGTATAATTGATACAACGAAGCTCTCTGGACaagaagaaaaacttgaaataaTCATTTAGTGACATGCTAAAAGAAAGAGAAGCTATGCACAATACAGAAGATAGAAACATTACAAAACAGAAATAGTATAACTAAAACTAATTTATCAGTATAAAGTATAAAATACATGGCAAAGAACCCAATAATCAAAATATGATgagtttagttttattttttttgagaaaaccaTCGTTTAAATATGTTGTGAGAGTCTGAGAGAGCAAAATCTAGGGGTCTCTGGGGCTCTTACAAGCGAGAATTTCATCTGGTTTCttttaaaatacaaagaaacatggataaaagtttcaaaaaacagcatagataatatataaatataatagaagCAGCATAGATACAAGGAAAAGATACTATAATAGAAGTAGCAGACGAacgggaagaagaagaaaacctgCTGGATATGATCAGAGGTGACATTGCTGGGGTAGTAACCAGCCATCATGGGCTGCATCTGCATCAGGTGCTGTTGCATTTCTTTtgctattatatataaaaccgGACtgctcttatttatttttatttttttgttgcaaAATGTTTTATAGAGTGAACCCCCACCACTAAACCCAAAGGTAAAAGAAGAGCCACCCACagacagagaaagagagagcgGAGATATAAACTTTTTGTATCTGTTTCTTTTTTACACACTTGTTCTGTATATAGAAAACTCTTTAAGTATTGAAGATGTGCATCTTGTGTGTGTTACCTCGCTTTCTCTCCTCCACAAAAAGTCGTTTTGCGTTAAAAGACTGAGAGAGACAATGAAGTctcttaagagagagagagtcttgtTTCTCCTTTTCTTGGGTTTGGGGTTTGGTTTTGTTGGTTTCTTTCTGTCTCATCCTTTCTATGTCCCTGTGAAGAAGAGGAGATCACGTGACGAGTCATGCTTATTATAGAGACGTGAGACCTTTGCTTACGCTCCAATCTCCATATATGTGTATCATTTAATTCTGTATATATTTATTGAAATATAcccgataaattaataatctttataaattaatactcgataaattaataatttctataaattaataaattttaccgGTCTTAACTTGGGttggttcaaaatttgacacaaatcgataaaataatacgataataatttcttaaaaaattctatgtaaatatatagtcccattaaaattataaattaataatttatatgtatatatattttatataagtaagaacctattattatattgtttgttttatatttacaatgaaattatttttatattttttaactcttaatatattttgatgagttttagtaatattatatctaaaaccacatttaagttatatgcaacatatattatatacactaaataatataataaaattaatataaatatcaaattaagaaaaaaaacaattaatgtctatacaccaaaatcaaatatatttttttatcttagaataaatatattttaaaatgaaaaatctaaataaaataacttttataaattaatatttctataaattaataaaattttaaagtatcaacattattaatttatagaagttttaaaGGTGAGCACGGAAAATAGATGAGAAAGACACATTTTACATGCAAAAGTCCATAACAGCATAACTCCGATGTGTCAAACATGTGATGTCCACGTATAATTTATATCTTTTCTCGCCTAAAATTTGGTAAGCATTGTTAACTGTCGGGTTTTTAAAATAATGAGAAATGCTTAAAGGCAAGTGACAGTACTATTgagttataataaaaacaaaaaccactTAATCTAGTttcctctctttttctttttttgtatacCAAGTTAATGTTTCATAGTATTTAGAAATACACTGAACATCTTCAATAGTTacgtttatttttttctcaaaataatattataaatatgatgttaggagttttcaaagctcctaagacaaatgttgtagtataaaagattgtcgaaccagttctgaggaatatcaaagcactgagaatgcaagtactcacttaatctaagtgcaaccaatgatttagatgggttttaaaactatgactaattaaaaggaataactaaatgatactttcttgactaagggaaaagagaactcatgggcatagggattagaccttgggtgatcaagtatcgaactaaggatggcaaatgatcaatcaaactatcaaccttaagcctagacacaattctaagcaagctctatgtctagatgaatgctcatttgctaacacatctcaaacatcaaatgtctttggttgaataatatgaaagcaatcattactaacaagtctattagctatcttagcacctttaacagcaaatgtctttggcaaagtatactaaaagcctaggagagttgtctcgggcatttcatcgaacacatttcgggtgagaaatgcctaaggatcaacaactgagtggccaactcagaagatgcattatgattattctactagcaaggaaatatgaatgatctacactaaaacatcctagctctaacctaatcacccttaatctccctaacccatgaattcaaaagatgattactcactaatctccatgattcctcttaaacccatattggatttcagattaaccatgtagagaaatagataagaaatcaacaagaacacaagaacataacaaatcaaaatccaagagatgaacttctcaagagagttcttgtgtatttctcaatagatcaaacgataaaagataatctgcctctggtggctacaaaagatgtttaaaacataggtttttccaagtgcaaaacgtccaaaataaattgcaaaaaggtccttaagaaatcatgattttcggcagcaaaataacgcggagcgacttgcaggtgtcgctccgggaagtcgctccagggccgatttttggtgtctccgggcgagaggtcgcgagcgactttggtgtgtcgctccaacgggtcgctctggatcgggagcgaccttggtaggtcgctctgagaggtcgctccagggtcatctaaaactgttcggagtaatgagaacgcgagcgacttcatggtgtcgctttaggaaggtcgctctgagaagtgggacacagcgacttcgtgatgtcgcttcgggaggtcgctcccatgctcggttcgtcTAATAgtcaccttttcacctcttttgagctccaaataacctcatgtggtactccagtacctaatagagactcatgtatgcaaaatgcaacctaaacatgtctgaatcctaatctatatgatgaaaatgtttatgaacGAATGggtaaaacaatgcaaatatgcaagatatcaactcccccaaacttgttcttttacttgtccacaagtgaactttctagaactcatagggagagaggttgaaggtgggagcacatagccaaaagaaacacaactagcacactctcttattacactctagcttctctaggcctatcttaactctttttgttcttacactcatcatcaagcatccacacattcaaatcaaccaactctcacattcattaagcacaaaacatcaggtgaattcttgcaaatggtcagttggtccaagtcatttggttgggtaagggaaggcttttattcaagtgattcaagaggttcaaaacatatgatctttaaggtggtttactctcgaaacaagtagccttgacattgcacataatatatctaagaaagggatcaactcatgcatacaatgctcaatctccattgttctacccttttcccaaacatacaattacacaatcatttctcaatgtcaaacccaactcacatctctcaccaaaagatcctaaaaactttaactctttctctttgaaatctacaagggatttttcacaacctcaaaacatttcttagctcctaacaactttgctagcccccttttctttctttttctttttcttttttttttttttttttttttttttttttttaggctgggggccaagacttttcaaaacttgagctagaggcttctctacttatcccaataaaacaattcacttaaacacaaagagtctattcttttcctttttcatttctcccaaatcataatcacaacactcacccccacctatagcttgacaatagagtgtccaatctagcaagaatgaagatcaagcattgtcgttcccgatactctcaacattatgcacatgtaagactttccgaaaaaggcctcactcatcaaacaatgaaagcttaaaaggaggaaaaggttttgggagtggtctaccactagagtttgtcaaaaaagattggtataaaagatgtgacaactcaagtgtgtatagccatgactcagtacacaagggaccatgagcaagaagcattaagttcgttcagttcaaataaggttgtagttggcttcaaagactgagtttcagcaatcaacaagtttcaggaagagttttcaaggctcgaaacatacaagtctttttgagaggtgcaaaagctagtcaagtgcaacgtagtgttctttacaaggcattcaaaatcattgctcccaatgcaagtgaatgcaacctatatgctctagactctcctaaaaatgcaaatgatgcaaactaaatgattgatttttttttatctatgcaaataggtatgccatgcatgactcaatgaaacaacatcaaagcaaacatgatcaaatacttggtacctcccccaaacttgagttacacagtctctgtgtcgtcaagtagagagagataccgaaaagaagactaatatgcaaaaatgaaatggtatatacaagggagtgtggtgggttaccttctatagggaatgagtagagggagatgctccctcctcgtcgtcctcaggtggtaactcttcaaggtgctcatcagcaggagtgtccatctcttcaatgtagaaggcttgcccgaacacagttggtttcctcattttcctcttgatgtcaaagtggaggatgttctctttacccaaatggagatcaatcgtgccttccttcacattaacaatagctcctgctgtagctaagaatggccttcctagaatcaatgggtcttgagcctcctcacccatctcaagcaccacaaaatctgtaggtatctcataccttccaatcttcacagggagg is part of the Brassica rapa cultivar Chiifu-401-42 chromosome A09, CAAS_Brap_v3.01, whole genome shotgun sequence genome and harbors:
- the LOC103837299 gene encoding GRF1-interacting factor 1 isoform X2, which gives rise to MRQKETNKTKPQTQEKEKQDSLSLKRLHCLSQSFNAKRLFVEERKRAKEMQQHLMQMQPMMAGYYPSNVTSDHIQQYLDENKSLILKIVESQNSGKLSECAENQARLQRNLMYLAAIADSQPQPPSVLSQYGSAGGGVIQAEGGSHYLQQQQQATQMSQQSLIAARSSMLYAQQQQPYASLQHQQLHHSQLGMSSSTGGGSSGFHILQGEAGGGFNEFGRGKPEMESGEGRGGSSGDGGETLYLKSSDDVN
- the LOC103837299 gene encoding GRF1-interacting factor 1 isoform X1, which produces MRQKETNKTKPQTQEKEKQDSLSLKRLHCLSQSFNAKRLFVEERKRAKEMQQHLMQMQPMMAGYYPSNVTSDHIQQYLDENKSLILKIVESQNSGKLSECAENQARLQRNLMYLAAIADSQPQPPSVLSQQYGSAGGGVIQAEGGSHYLQQQQQATQMSQQSLIAARSSMLYAQQQQPYASLQHQQLHHSQLGMSSSTGGGSSGFHILQGEAGGGFNEFGRGKPEMESGEGRGGSSGDGGETLYLKSSDDVN